In the Dioscorea cayenensis subsp. rotundata cultivar TDr96_F1 chromosome 12, TDr96_F1_v2_PseudoChromosome.rev07_lg8_w22 25.fasta, whole genome shotgun sequence genome, one interval contains:
- the LOC120274090 gene encoding cysteine-rich repeat secretory protein 55-like — translation MAPLLLLFILLLPHSTTSDSIGQYCDKDFQSPQIQTSITTVLFDLQTKAPISGFATSSAGQDQNIVYGLAQCRGDVSSADCTSCIDEATQKVKTICPKKADVRIWYDYCFMRFNTNNFIGKADTGYAVIYINVENATDPERFDVEVGSLMSKVREKAVVAGNGGLGRGKSEFTPYVTIYGLAQCTRDLEPLPCAQCLSSAVEKFPEYCRYRKGCQVLYSSCIVRYEVYPFFYPLDDNTSYFGNSNITSDHVGQYLVVTVVT, via the coding sequence ATGGCACCACTACTTCTCCTCTTCATCCTCCTCCTTCCTCACTCCACAACCTCAGACTCCATTGGCCAATACTGTGACAAAGATTTCCAATCCCCACAAATCCAAACAAGCATCACCACAGTACTATTTGACCTCCAAACCAAAGCTCCAATCTCCGGCTTTGCAACCTCATCCGCCGGCCAAGACCAAAACATAGTCTACGGTCTCGCACAATGCCGGGGAGATGTCAGCTCAGCTGACTGCACTTCATGCATAGATGAAGCCACACAGAAAGTAAAAACCATTTGTCCAAAGAAAGCCGACGTTAGAATCTGGTATGATTACTGCTTCATGAGATTTAACACTAATAACTTCATCGGCAAAGCCGATACCGGTTATGCTGTGATTTATATCAACGTTGAGAATGCTACTGATCCAGAGAGGTTTGATGTGGAGGTTGGGTCATTGATGAGTAAGGTGAGGGAGAAGGCAGTGGTGGCAGGGAATGGAGGGTTGGGACGTGGGAAGAGTGAGTTTACACCATATGTTACTATCTATGGGTTAGCACAGTGCACAAGAGATCTTGAGCCATTGCCTTGTGCACAGTGCTTGTCGTCGGCGGTGGAGAAGTTCCCGGAGTATTGCCGGTACCGGAAAGGGTGTCAAGTTCTTTATAGTAGTTGTATTGTGAGGTATGAAGTTTATCCTTTCTTTTACCCTCTTGATGATAATACTAGTTATTTTGGTAATAGTAATATTACT
- the LOC120273402 gene encoding uncharacterized protein LOC120273402 isoform X1, translated as MKLRVVCRKLYDYVRYDLKEIAFPSSLPDPPHIIKRRKLTWKERWSVLKEASRLYAASWVRDIGPDLRPNDYKKEDHESDNETRDDDAKSENKEPSTLEDLAVAARGGMETLRPALQRVYMMRAAAYRDALKSFIEGYQEGIKQVMERKESAQSQEEENGQNKST; from the coding sequence ATGAAGCTGAGGGTGGTTTGTCGGAAATTGTATGATTATGTTCGATACGATCTCAAGGAAATCGCTTTCCCTTCGTCTTTGCCCGATCCTCCGCATATCATAAAGCGGAGAAAGCTAACCTGGAAAGAAAGGTGGTCAGTCTTAAAGGAGGCCTCTAGGCTTTATGCTGCCAGTTGGGTACGAGATATCGGTCCTGATCTTAGGCCAAATGATTATAAGAAGGAAGATCATGAGAGTGACAATGAAACTCGGGACGATGATGCTAAATCTGAGAACAAAGAACCTTCGACATTAGAGGATCTTGCCGTAGCGGCTAGAGGTGGAATGGAGACTCTAAGGCCTGCTTTGCAAAGAGTGTATATGATGCGCGCCGCAGCGTATAGAGATGCACTCAAGAGCTTCATTGAAGGTTATCAAGAAGGGATAAAACAAGTCATGGAAAGGAAGGAAAGTGCTCAgtctcaagaagaagaaaatggtcAGAATAAGTCTACTTGA
- the LOC120273402 gene encoding uncharacterized protein LOC120273402 isoform X2, with translation MKLRVVCRKLYDYVRYDLKEIAFPSSLPDPPHIIKRRKLTWKERWSVLKEASRLYAASWVRDIGPDLRPNDYKKEDHESDNETRDDDAKSENKEPSTLEDLAVAARGGMETLRPALQRVYMMRAAAYRDALKSFIEGYQEGIKQVMERKESAQSQEEENDD, from the exons ATGAAGCTGAGGGTGGTTTGTCGGAAATTGTATGATTATGTTCGATACGATCTCAAGGAAATCGCTTTCCCTTCGTCTTTGCCCGATCCTCCGCATATCATAAAGCGGAGAAAGCTAACCTGGAAAGAAAGGTGGTCAGTCTTAAAGGAGGCCTCTAGGCTTTATGCTGCCAGTTGGGTACGAGATATCGGTCCTGATCTTAGGCCAAATGATTATAAGAAGGAAGATCATGAGAGTGACAATGAAACTCGGGACGATGATGCTAAATCTGAGAACAAAGAACCTTCGACATTAGAGGATCTTGCCGTAGCGGCTAGAGGTGGAATGGAGACTCTAAGGCCTGCTTTGCAAAGAGTGTATATGATGCGCGCCGCAGCGTATAGAGATGCACTCAAGAGCTTCATTGAAGGTTATCAAGAAGGGATAAAACAAGTCATGGAAAGGAAGGAAAGTGCTCAgtctcaagaagaagaaaatg ATGATTGA